The Macrobrachium nipponense isolate FS-2020 chromosome 1, ASM1510439v2, whole genome shotgun sequence genome includes a window with the following:
- the LOC135218956 gene encoding collagen alpha-2(I) chain-like — protein MGMRGPPGIPGRVGVARQVSQEGRAWPAKCPGIGGRGLPGVPGRAGVARQVSQDGRARPASCPGTGLCGPPGVLRRAGPRRLSRDGRAWPTRCPETGRRGPSVVLGRKGVARQVSRDGQTRPAGCPGTGGRGPPGVLRRAGEAHLVSRDGRVWPARCPGMGR, from the coding sequence ATGGGCATGCGTGGCCCGCCAGGtatcccaggacgggtgggcgtggcccgccaggtgtcccaggaAGGTCGGGCGTGGCCAGCCAAGTGTCCTGGGATAGGTGGGCGtggcctgccaggtgtcccgggacgggctggcgtggcccgccaggtgtcccaggacgggcgagCGAGGCCTGCCagttgtcccgggacgggcttgtgtggcccgccaggtgtcctgaGACGGGCGGGCCCCCGCCGgttgtcccgggacgggagggcgTGGCCCACCAGGTGTCCTGagacgggcaggcgaggcccgtCGGTTGTCCTGGGACGGaagggcgtggcccgccaggtgtcccgcgACGGGCAGACAAGGCCAGCCGGTTGTCCTGGGACGGGAGGGCGTGGCCCACCAGGTGTCCTGAGACGGGCGGGAGAGGCCCACttggtgtcccgggacgggagggtgtggcccgccaggtgtcccgggatgggcaggtga
- the LOC135218955 gene encoding collagen alpha-1(XIII) chain-like, with protein MAGKARHGSRERVGEAHQVSRERAGEARLVSWGRAGGGRGPPGVPGQAGVPPGVSGWARGPPVWMARRPGLVSLGREGRGREARLSRDRRQGEARCPGMRELGPARFSRWEVAMPGTGWQGPPGFPQRAGGARQVSQDGQVGGGLSGVLGRAGGARQVFPDGQVGGAYQVSWDGRAVPARASRVWAGGAC; from the exons atggcgggcaaggcccgccacgggtcccgggaacgggTGGGTGAGGCCCACCAGgtgtcccgggaacgggcgggcgaggcccgcctggtgtcctggggacgggcgggcggtgggcgaggcccgccaggtgtcccgggacaggcgggcgtgCCTCCAGGTGTCTCGGGATGGGCACGAGGCCCACCAGTCTGGATGGCGCGAAGGCCCGGCCTGGTGTCCCTGGGACGGGAGGGCCGTGGGCGGgaggcccgcctgtcccgggacaggAGGCAGGGCGaggccaggtgtcccgggatgcGTGAGCTGGGGCCCGCCAGGTTTTCCCGATGGGAGGTTGCTATGCCCGGGACGGGCTg GCAGGGCCCGCCAGGTTTCCCACAACGGGCGGGtggggcccgccaggtgtcccaggaTGGCCAGGTGGGCGGGGGCCTATcaggtgtcctgggacgggcaggtgGGGCCCGCCAGGTGTTCCCGGATGGGCAGGTGGGTGGGGCCTATcaggtgtcctgggatgggcgggcggtGCCCGCCAGGGCGTCCCGGGTATGGGCGGGCGGGGCCTGCTAG